The Nitratidesulfovibrio sp. SRB-5 genome includes a window with the following:
- a CDS encoding EAL domain-containing protein: MLHRPARILTIDDDVNVRSNLVAYLEDSGFDVIEAENGRRGLEAFTEHAPDLVLVDLRMPVMGGMEVLERLREDAPEVPVIVVSGVGVLEEAVEALRHGAWDYVTKPVTDMRVLEHAVNKALERARLLEERKRYREQLEQEVLERTRELRETNERLVEYQALLQEKNQFLEALVEGMPNPVFYKTLEGTYIGCNRAFSRLIGRSPEGIVGRSVNEILPQELACRVEESARRFDAADDDGAGYSCMIDLRDAAGEDRVLVLYKSYFRDRTGLRAGEVGTFLDVSELKRKEAQIVHQATHDELTGLPNRMGLRQRMEDHALKDGPDARLAVLYLDMDNFKTVNDSLGHAVGDELLRAVAGRLVGMAPRRDMVARLGGDEFVVLLPLSSEGDGELAETESARIQDSFTRPFNAADHELYVMPSIGISVAPEDGRDPATLLKNAEIAMYRAKEQGGARFRRFTQAMNDDVTRRLAIEKSIRKGLENDEFVVFYQPRVDIVTGQVTGMEALVRWARPDGTLVPPLEFIPVAEDTGLVVALGERVLRDACIQTRRWTDELGPLRIAVNISARQFQPDLLDRVQAALAESGLPPSQLELEITETTMMRDLPTSVAILERLAAQGISIAIDDFGTGHSSLYYLKNFPIDTIKIDRSFVRDVPGDEGDATIVSTIVTMGRNLSLNVVAEGVETDDQLGFLRAHGCREVQGYYYSKPLPADGFADWMRAALSAGTAGAAGTASSRK, translated from the coding sequence GAGCGCCTGCGCGAGGACGCCCCGGAGGTTCCCGTCATCGTGGTGTCGGGCGTGGGCGTGCTGGAAGAGGCGGTGGAGGCGCTGCGCCACGGCGCGTGGGACTACGTGACCAAGCCGGTCACCGACATGCGCGTGCTGGAGCACGCCGTGAACAAGGCGCTGGAGCGCGCCCGCCTGCTGGAGGAGCGCAAGCGCTATCGCGAGCAACTCGAGCAGGAGGTGCTGGAACGCACCCGCGAACTGCGCGAGACCAACGAGCGCCTGGTGGAATACCAGGCCCTGCTGCAAGAGAAAAACCAGTTCCTTGAAGCCCTGGTGGAGGGCATGCCCAACCCGGTGTTCTACAAGACGCTGGAAGGCACCTACATCGGCTGCAACCGCGCCTTCAGCCGCCTGATCGGTCGCTCGCCCGAGGGCATCGTGGGCCGCTCGGTGAACGAAATCCTGCCGCAGGAACTGGCCTGCCGCGTGGAGGAATCCGCCCGAAGGTTCGACGCTGCGGACGATGACGGAGCGGGCTACTCGTGCATGATCGACCTGCGCGACGCCGCTGGCGAAGACCGGGTGCTGGTGCTGTACAAGAGCTATTTCCGCGACCGCACCGGACTGCGCGCGGGCGAGGTGGGCACCTTCCTCGACGTCAGCGAGCTGAAACGCAAGGAAGCGCAGATCGTCCACCAGGCCACCCATGACGAACTGACCGGCCTGCCCAACCGCATGGGACTGCGTCAGCGCATGGAGGACCATGCGCTGAAAGACGGGCCGGATGCGCGGCTGGCGGTGCTGTATCTGGACATGGACAATTTCAAGACCGTCAACGACAGCCTGGGCCATGCCGTGGGCGACGAACTGCTGCGCGCCGTGGCGGGCCGCCTGGTGGGCATGGCCCCTCGTCGCGACATGGTGGCGCGCCTTGGCGGCGACGAGTTCGTGGTGCTGCTGCCACTGTCGTCGGAAGGCGATGGAGAACTGGCCGAGACGGAATCGGCCCGCATTCAGGACTCGTTCACCCGGCCCTTCAACGCCGCCGACCACGAACTGTACGTGATGCCGTCCATAGGCATCAGCGTTGCACCCGAAGACGGACGCGACCCGGCCACCCTGCTGAAGAACGCGGAAATCGCCATGTACCGCGCCAAGGAACAGGGCGGCGCGCGTTTCCGCCGTTTTACCCAGGCCATGAACGACGACGTCACCCGGCGGCTGGCCATTGAAAAGAGCATCCGCAAGGGGCTGGAAAACGACGAATTCGTGGTGTTCTACCAGCCGCGCGTGGACATAGTGACCGGGCAGGTCACCGGCATGGAGGCGCTGGTACGCTGGGCCCGGCCAGACGGCACCCTGGTGCCGCCGCTGGAGTTCATTCCCGTGGCGGAAGACACCGGCCTCGTGGTGGCGCTGGGCGAACGGGTGCTGCGCGATGCGTGCATCCAGACCCGCCGCTGGACCGACGAGCTTGGCCCGCTGCGCATCGCCGTGAACATCTCGGCCCGGCAGTTCCAGCCGGACCTGCTGGACCGGGTGCAGGCGGCCCTGGCCGAATCGGGCCTGCCGCCCTCGCAGCTGGAGCTGGAAATTACCGAAACCACCATGATGCGCGACCTGCCCACCTCGGTGGCCATCCTGGAGCGGCTGGCGGCGCAGGGCATCTCCATCGCCATCGACGACTTCGGCACCGGGCATTCCTCGCTGTACTACCTGAAGAACTTCCCCATCGACACCATCAAGATCGACCGTTCGTTCGTGCGCGACGTGCCCGGCGACGAGGGCGACGCCACCATCGTGTCCACCATCGTCACCATGGGGCGCAACCTGTCGCTGAACGTGGTGGCCGAAGGCGTGGAAACCGACGACCAGTTGGGCTTCCTGCGCGCCCACGGCTGCCGCGAGGTGCAGGGCTACTACTACAGCAAGCCCCTGCCCGCGGACGGGTTTGCGGACTGGATGCGAGCGGCCCTGTCCGCAGGGACCGCAGGGGCCGCAGGGACCGCGAGCAGCCGGAAGTAA